The following are from one region of the Theropithecus gelada isolate Dixy chromosome 6, Tgel_1.0, whole genome shotgun sequence genome:
- the NUDCD2 gene encoding nudC domain-containing protein 2 produces MSAPFEERSGVVPCGTPWGQWYQTLEEVFIEVQVPPGTRAQDIQCGLQSRHVALSVGGREILKGKLFDSTIADEGTWTLEDRKMVRIVLTKTKRDAANCWTSLLESEYAADPWVQDQMQRKLTLERFQKENPGFDFSGAEISGNYTKGGPDFSNLEK; encoded by the exons ATGTCGGCCCCATTTGAGGAGCGGAGTGGGGTGGTTCCGTGCGGGACCCCGTGGGGCCAGTGGTACCAGACCCTGGAGGAGGTGTTCATTGAAGTTCAGGTGCCTCCAGGCACGCGCGCCCAGGATATCCAGTGCGGCCTGCAGAGCCGGCATGTGGCGCTGTCGGTGGGCGGCCGCGAGATCCTCAAG gGCAAACTCTTTGATTCTACAATAGCTGATGAGGGAACATGGACTTTGG agGATAGAAAAATGGTTCGTATTGTTCtcacaaagacaaagagagatgCAGCAAATTGTTGGACTTCTCTACTAGAATCTGAATATGCAGCGGATCCTTGGGTGCAAGACCAAATGCAGAGAAAGCTTACATTAGAGAGATTCCAAAAAGAA aaTCCTGGTTTTGACTTCAGTGGAGCAGAAATCTCAGGAAACTACACTAAAGGTGGACCAGATTTCTCAAACCTTGAGAAAtaa